A genomic window from Engraulis encrasicolus isolate BLACKSEA-1 chromosome 14, IST_EnEncr_1.0, whole genome shotgun sequence includes:
- the LOC134462631 gene encoding alpha-1,3-galactosyltransferase 2-like: MMRFPLILRHFHLKSVVALFIPLVFCIYHIPYSLRFIEGFIPMGKCQLAPGAAASVKLDNPGDKTLNFESRPDVQTCTEWGAPIIWDGMFDPDAYDEFHKRNHTSVALTVFAVGRYIDVYLKDFLTSAEAHFMVGLPVTYYVFTDAPERVPTLTLAPGRELKVMGEQHHSRWQDISMMRMKTIRDAIDGNIRHRHQYVFCMDVDQVFAGRFGPEALGDLVALLHAHFYRRFKVLWTYDQNPKSRANMVEAPGDYYYHAALFGGSWRSVRDMTDACYRTIMEDKADGVEALWQDESHLNKYLWQHKPSRVLSPEYCWDPSVGYRRDIRVGRLLWREKQYGKLRENT; this comes from the exons ATTCATAGAGGGCTTCATTCCCATGGGCAAATGTCAACTGGCTCCAGGGGCAGCCGCATCAGTCAAGCTGGACAATCCTGGAGACAAAACTCTCAACTTTGA GTCTAGACCCGATGTCCAAACATGCACTGAATGGGGGGCACCCATTATCTGGGATGGGATGTTTGACCCAGACGCATATGACGAGTTCCATAAAAGGAACCACACATCGGTGGCCTTGACTGTATTTGCAGTGGGCAG GTACATTGATGTCTACTTGAAGGACTTTCTGACGTCTGCAGAGGCGCACTTCATGGTGGGCCTGCCTGTCACGTACTACGTCTTCACCGACGCGCCAGAGAGGGTGCCGACCTTGACCTTGGCGCCAGGTCGTGAGCTGAAGGTCATGGGCGAGCAGCACCACTCGCGCTGGCAGGACATCTCCATGATGCGCATGAAGACCATCCGGGACGCCATCGACGGCAACATCCGCCACCGCCACCAGTACGTGTTCTGCATGGACGTGGACCAGGTGTTCGCGGGCCGCTTCGGACCCGAGGCTCTGGGCGACCTGGTGGCGCTGCTCCACGCGCACTTCTACCGGCGCTTCAAGGTCCTGTGGACGTATGACCAGAACCCTAAGTCCCGAGCCAACATGGTGGAGGCGCCCGGGGATTACTACTATCACGCGGCCTTGTTCGGCGGCTCCTGGCGCAGCGTGCGAGACATGACGGACGCCTGCTACCGCACCATCATGGAGGACAAGGCGGACGGCGTGGAGGCGCTGTGGCAGGACGAGAGCCACCTGAACAAGTACCTGTGGCAGCACAAGCCCAGCCGCGTGCTGTCCCCGGAGTACTGCTGGGACCCCTCCGTGGGCTACCGGCGGGACATCCGCGTCGGCCGGCTCCTCTGGAGAGAGAAGCAGTACGGCAAGCTACGGGAAAATACATGA
- the si:dkey-264d12.5 gene encoding centrosome-associated protein CEP250 isoform X2, whose protein sequence is MHVEVRLLQESTEQLQRRCDEAQLLLEEHEHRHRSTVEALKEEELKELDRHLVADGLCADADQLERLLHLWRLHLRTQGLLNTSRLEARALQEAHGREVLQVKEKLGYLQALTVKQNSISSKVQEQNRQLHTKLDQLLQEKEAQKEEVCELLCQGGLEEMGGLSPSEQVAYLLAERASLLERLQAVEEEATVEKSPITSTTTTPAGSTLRVDTEHVDVVKDGVDKPPSDEAACGGGGHSDGERVRLERDLEEASCRLAMAHKEIRRLTDELESAHMTQRAHEKELQCVEQRFELLKQEMDKLRLSGPDLDEFHKTRELCEHLAKENQLLKVHIGRMEMEREELVALAKKIKEDLMEGDGDEAEDDAKVEKVEIGLQTDTDDTEKAHVRCQEQLRERDVEVRLLQESTEQLQRRCDEAQLLLEEHEHRHRSTVEALKEELDFLNTVVKQQAEARQQENQTKAQESLLQDRADEGADMSALMDQYRDHLQAAERALMAEREQTAKLQQQHQQQTQELERLQKLFSQEKSQRKQEAEVKRQENQATMDEYLAIIKAQESLLQERADEGADMSALMDQYRDHLQAAERALMAEREQTAKLQQQHQQQTQELEILQDQTRQLQVEASQRERQMAELQQQYQAQSEAFEILQGQSRQLQAVAELHESQMAKQQQLQQAQTEEIEILQEQTRQLQSLLSQQESHNKLDVAKLQDQLVLDKEKLCGKEKEMQTLQQQLKEAACEVDRLRREAQATAHTLAKQQADGEQHLQHRQQWQQSVEVLEGELRGVREQEASLREAALHHHKHIQQLLDQHTHQQKEAHEREAQLKAELQSKSQDLSAAGEQVESLQREVRSVEAELRQERAESQGLRAHAQDTAQHLATLTSQAEEDTRHRKLWLCREDALLQQVGSLQEELASLQRSEHQLQQRALSLEAQLAAQQEAHQDLVQELHASSLQANSRLLDSQNEVQARKDEQKQTLMDVDKQLSNYEEKLSRLHHKLSSAKQSHLKEVRQQDEKVRELQRQCEYLTSKVEKVTDLVHSMEKVNNELLSDKRQCQAELFKEQEARRETDTKLQTCTCRIKCLEEIINKWENGTQDKILLNLIKETRVPSPYHISNTSPPAGIQSALAILGLCDQSVQKAHSAKHHGSVSSPLVLTRTGASEMGYLNLTPPVNPLDSQTPANDGSTAGSNSTVQTEVKKSCLTERFL, encoded by the exons ATGCATGTTGAGGTGCGCCTGCTCCAGGAGTCCACAGAGCAGCTACAGAGACGCTGTGATGAGGCCCAACTGCTCCTGGAGGAGCATGAGCACCGCCACAGGAGCACCGTGGAGGCCCTCAAGGAGGAG GAGCTGAAGGAGCTGGACAGGCACCTGGTGGCGGACGGCCTGTGTGCGGATGCGGACCAGCTGGAGCGGCTGCTGCACCTGTGGAGGCTGCACCTGCGCACCCAGGGCCTCCTCAACACCTCCAGGCTGGAGGCACGCGCCCTGCAGGAGGCCCACGGCAGGGAGGTCCTGCAG gtgAAGGAGAAGTTGGGCTACCTCCAGGCTTTGACAGTAAAGCAGAACTCCATCAGTAGCAAAGTCCAGGAACAGAACAGGCAGCTACACACCAAACTGGACCAACTGTTGCAAGAAAAAG AGGCCCAGAAGGAGGAGGTGTGTGAGCTGCTGTGCCAGGGCGGCCTGGAGGAGATGGGAGGCCTGAGCCCCAGCGAGCAGGTGGCCTACCTGCTGGCCGAGAGGGCCTCCCTGCTGGAGAGGCTGcaggctgtggaggaggaggccacGGTGGAGAAAAgccccatcacctccaccaccaccacccctgctgGATCCACGCTGAGAGTGGACACAGAACACGTGGACGTGGTCAAAGATGGCGTGGACAAG CCCCCCAGTGATGAGGctgcttgtggtggtggtggccatagTGATGGTGAGCGTGTGCGTCTGGAGAGGGACCTGGAGGAGGCTTCGTGCCGCCTGGCCATGGCCCACAAGGAGATACGCCGCCTCACAGACGAGCTGGAGTCCGCGCACATGACACAGAGGGCCCACG AGAAGGAGTTGCAGTGTGTGGAGCAGAGATTTGAACTTCTCAAGCAGGAAATGGACAAGCTGAGACTCAGTG GTCCTGACTTGGATGAGTTTCATAAGACCAGAGAGCTGTGTGAGCACCTGGCCAAAGAGAACCAGCTTCTGAAGGTCCATATTGGCCGCATGGAGATGGAACGCGAGGAGCTTGTTGCCTTG GCCAAGAAGATCAAGGAAGACCTAATGGAAGGGGATGGAGATGAGGCAGAGGATGATGCCAAAGTCGAAAAG GTTGAGATTGGCCTTCAGACGGACACTGATGACACGGAGAAGGCTCACGTGAG GTGTCAGGAGCagttgagggagagagatgttgaggtGCGCCTGCTCCAGGAGTCCACAGAGCAGCTGCAGAGACGCTGTGATGAGGCCCAACTGCTCCTGGAGGAGCATGAGCACCGCCACAGGAGCACCGTGGAGGCCCtcaaggaggag CTGGACTTCCTAAACACGGTGGTGAAGCAACAGGCTGAGGCCAGGCAGCAGGAAAACCAGACCAAG GCCCAGGAGAGTCTTCTGCAGGACAGGGCTGATGAGGGTGCTGACATGTCGGCCTTGATGGATCAGTACCGTGACCACCTACAGGCTGCTGAGAGAGCgctgatggcagagagagagcagacggccaagctgcagcagcagcaccagcagcagactCAAGAGTTGGAGAGATTGCAGAAACTCTTCAGTCAGGAGAAGAGCCAGAGAAAGCAG GAGGCTGAGGTCAAACGGCAGGAAAACCAGGCCACCATGGATGAATACTTagctattatcaag GCCCAGGAGAGTCTTCTGCAGGAGAGGGCTGATGAGGGTGCTGACATGTCGGCCTTGATGGATCAGTACCGTGACCACCTACAGGCTGCTGAGAGAGCgctgatggcagagagagagcagacggccaagctgcagcagcagcaccagcagcagactCAAGAGCTGGAGATCCTTCAGGACCAGACCAGGCAACTGcag GTCGAGGCTAGCCAGCGGGAAAGGCAGATGGCAGAGCTGCAACAGCAGTATCAAGCTCAGTCTGAAGCATTTGAGATCCTCCAGGGCCAGAGCAGACAGCTGCAG GCAGTGGCCGAGCTGCATGAAAGTCAGATGgccaagcagcagcagctgcagcaggctCAGACTGAAGAGATAGAGATCCTCCAGGAGCAGACCAGGCAGCTGCAGAGCCTCCTCAGTCAGCAGGAGAGCCACAACAAGCTG gatgtggcTAAGCTGCAAGATCAGTTGGTGCTGGACAAAGAGAAACTCTGTGGCAAGGAGAAAGAG ATGCAGACGCTACAGCAGCAGCTTAAGGAGGCGGCGTGTGAGGTGGACAGGCTGAGGAGGGAGGCCCAGGCCACGGCACACACCCTGGCCAAGCAGCAGGCTGATGGGGAACAACACCTCCagcacag gcagcagtggcagcagagtGTGGAGGTGCTGGAGGGGGAGCTGAGGGGGGTGAGGGAGCAGGAGGCCTCTCTCAGGGAAGCAGCCCTGCACCACCACAAACACATCCAGCAACTACtggaccagcacacacaccaacagaag GAGGCCCATGAGAGAGAGGcccagctgaaagcagagctgCAGTCCAAGTCTCAGGATCTGAGCGCTGCAGGAGAGCAG GTGGAGAGCCTCCAGAGGGAGGTGAGGAGTGTGGAAGCAGAGCTGCGGCAGGAGAGGGCTGAGAGCCAGGGGCTGAGGGCGCACGCCCAGGACACGGCCCAACACCTGGCCACACTCACCAGCCAGGCAGAGGAGGACACCAGGCACAG GAAGTTGTGGCTTTGCCGTGAAGACGCGCTTCTTCAGCAGGTGGGTAGTCTTCAGGAGGAGCTGGCGTCACTGCAGCGCTCGGAGCATCAGCTTCAGCAGCGAGCGCTCAGCCTGGAGGCCCAACTGGCAGCACAGCAAGAGGCACACCAGGACCTCGTCCAGGAA CTGCATGCCAGCTCCCTGCAAGCCAACAGCAGACTGCTGGATAGTCAAAATGAGGTCCAAGCTCGCAAAGATGAGCAGAAACAAACATTGATGGATGTGGACAAACagctgag CAACTACGAGGAGAAATTATCCCGACTTCACCATAAGCTTAGCTCTGCCAAACAGTCCCATCTGAAGGAGGTTCGACAGCAAGATGAAAAGGTCCGAGAGCTTCAGAGGCAGTGTGAATACCTCACCAGCAAAGTGGAGAAG GTGACAGACCTGGTCCACAGCATGGAGAAGGTCAACAATGAGCTTCTGAGTGACAAGCGGCAGTGTCAGGCCGAACTGTTTAAGGAGCAGGAAGCCCGCCGTGAGACGGACACCAAGCTTCAGACATGCACCTGCAG AATTAAATGCCTGGAGGAGATtattaacaaatgggaaaatggAACTCAAGATAAAATCCTCTTGAACCTCATTAAG GAAACCAGAGTTCCATCTCCATACCATATTTCTAACACATCACCGCCAGCTGGCATCCAAAG TGCTTTGGCCATCCTTGGCCTGTGTGACCAGAGCGTGCAGAAGGCCCACTCCGCTAAGCACCATGGCAGCGTGAGCTCACCTCTGGTCCTGACCCGCACTGGCGCCTCCGAGATGGGCTACCTGAACCTGACTCCCCCCGTCAACCCGCTCGACAGCCAGACGCCAGCCAACGATGGGTCTACAGCAGGAAGCAACAGCACGGTACAGACGGAGGTCAAGAAGTCTTGCCTCACAGAACGCTTCCTGTAA
- the si:dkey-264d12.5 gene encoding centrosome-associated protein CEP250 isoform X1, giving the protein MHVEVRLLQESTEQLQRRCDEAQLLLEEHEHRHRSTVEALKEEELKELDRHLVADGLCADADQLERLLHLWRLHLRTQGLLNTSRLEARALQEAHGREVLQVKEKLGYLQALTVKQNSISSKVQEQNRQLHTKLDQLLQEKEAQKEEVCELLCQGGLEEMGGLSPSEQVAYLLAERASLLERLQAVEEEATVEKSPITSTTTTPAGSTLRVDTEHVDVVKDGVDKLSFHKAVPSRGQSSWKKLLGLRKAAQSKQKLAIPPSDEAACGGGGHSDGERVRLERDLEEASCRLAMAHKEIRRLTDELESAHMTQRAHEKELQCVEQRFELLKQEMDKLRLSGPDLDEFHKTRELCEHLAKENQLLKVHIGRMEMEREELVALAKKIKEDLMEGDGDEAEDDAKVEKVEIGLQTDTDDTEKAHVRCQEQLRERDVEVRLLQESTEQLQRRCDEAQLLLEEHEHRHRSTVEALKEELDFLNTVVKQQAEARQQENQTKAQESLLQDRADEGADMSALMDQYRDHLQAAERALMAEREQTAKLQQQHQQQTQELERLQKLFSQEKSQRKQEAEVKRQENQATMDEYLAIIKAQESLLQERADEGADMSALMDQYRDHLQAAERALMAEREQTAKLQQQHQQQTQELEILQDQTRQLQVEASQRERQMAELQQQYQAQSEAFEILQGQSRQLQAVAELHESQMAKQQQLQQAQTEEIEILQEQTRQLQSLLSQQESHNKLDVAKLQDQLVLDKEKLCGKEKEMQTLQQQLKEAACEVDRLRREAQATAHTLAKQQADGEQHLQHRQQWQQSVEVLEGELRGVREQEASLREAALHHHKHIQQLLDQHTHQQKEAHEREAQLKAELQSKSQDLSAAGEQVESLQREVRSVEAELRQERAESQGLRAHAQDTAQHLATLTSQAEEDTRHRKLWLCREDALLQQVGSLQEELASLQRSEHQLQQRALSLEAQLAAQQEAHQDLVQELHASSLQANSRLLDSQNEVQARKDEQKQTLMDVDKQLSNYEEKLSRLHHKLSSAKQSHLKEVRQQDEKVRELQRQCEYLTSKVEKVTDLVHSMEKVNNELLSDKRQCQAELFKEQEARRETDTKLQTCTCRIKCLEEIINKWENGTQDKILLNLIKETRVPSPYHISNTSPPAGIQSALAILGLCDQSVQKAHSAKHHGSVSSPLVLTRTGASEMGYLNLTPPVNPLDSQTPANDGSTAGSNSTVQTEVKKSCLTERFL; this is encoded by the exons ATGCATGTTGAGGTGCGCCTGCTCCAGGAGTCCACAGAGCAGCTACAGAGACGCTGTGATGAGGCCCAACTGCTCCTGGAGGAGCATGAGCACCGCCACAGGAGCACCGTGGAGGCCCTCAAGGAGGAG GAGCTGAAGGAGCTGGACAGGCACCTGGTGGCGGACGGCCTGTGTGCGGATGCGGACCAGCTGGAGCGGCTGCTGCACCTGTGGAGGCTGCACCTGCGCACCCAGGGCCTCCTCAACACCTCCAGGCTGGAGGCACGCGCCCTGCAGGAGGCCCACGGCAGGGAGGTCCTGCAG gtgAAGGAGAAGTTGGGCTACCTCCAGGCTTTGACAGTAAAGCAGAACTCCATCAGTAGCAAAGTCCAGGAACAGAACAGGCAGCTACACACCAAACTGGACCAACTGTTGCAAGAAAAAG AGGCCCAGAAGGAGGAGGTGTGTGAGCTGCTGTGCCAGGGCGGCCTGGAGGAGATGGGAGGCCTGAGCCCCAGCGAGCAGGTGGCCTACCTGCTGGCCGAGAGGGCCTCCCTGCTGGAGAGGCTGcaggctgtggaggaggaggccacGGTGGAGAAAAgccccatcacctccaccaccaccacccctgctgGATCCACGCTGAGAGTGGACACAGAACACGTGGACGTGGTCAAAGATGGCGTGGACAAG CTGTCCTTCCACAAGGCGGTGCCATCTCGAGGCCAGAGCTCCTGGAAGAAGCTCTTAGGACTCCGCAAGGCCGCTCAGAGCAAACAGAAACTAGCAATC CCCCCCAGTGATGAGGctgcttgtggtggtggtggccatagTGATGGTGAGCGTGTGCGTCTGGAGAGGGACCTGGAGGAGGCTTCGTGCCGCCTGGCCATGGCCCACAAGGAGATACGCCGCCTCACAGACGAGCTGGAGTCCGCGCACATGACACAGAGGGCCCACG AGAAGGAGTTGCAGTGTGTGGAGCAGAGATTTGAACTTCTCAAGCAGGAAATGGACAAGCTGAGACTCAGTG GTCCTGACTTGGATGAGTTTCATAAGACCAGAGAGCTGTGTGAGCACCTGGCCAAAGAGAACCAGCTTCTGAAGGTCCATATTGGCCGCATGGAGATGGAACGCGAGGAGCTTGTTGCCTTG GCCAAGAAGATCAAGGAAGACCTAATGGAAGGGGATGGAGATGAGGCAGAGGATGATGCCAAAGTCGAAAAG GTTGAGATTGGCCTTCAGACGGACACTGATGACACGGAGAAGGCTCACGTGAG GTGTCAGGAGCagttgagggagagagatgttgaggtGCGCCTGCTCCAGGAGTCCACAGAGCAGCTGCAGAGACGCTGTGATGAGGCCCAACTGCTCCTGGAGGAGCATGAGCACCGCCACAGGAGCACCGTGGAGGCCCtcaaggaggag CTGGACTTCCTAAACACGGTGGTGAAGCAACAGGCTGAGGCCAGGCAGCAGGAAAACCAGACCAAG GCCCAGGAGAGTCTTCTGCAGGACAGGGCTGATGAGGGTGCTGACATGTCGGCCTTGATGGATCAGTACCGTGACCACCTACAGGCTGCTGAGAGAGCgctgatggcagagagagagcagacggccaagctgcagcagcagcaccagcagcagactCAAGAGTTGGAGAGATTGCAGAAACTCTTCAGTCAGGAGAAGAGCCAGAGAAAGCAG GAGGCTGAGGTCAAACGGCAGGAAAACCAGGCCACCATGGATGAATACTTagctattatcaag GCCCAGGAGAGTCTTCTGCAGGAGAGGGCTGATGAGGGTGCTGACATGTCGGCCTTGATGGATCAGTACCGTGACCACCTACAGGCTGCTGAGAGAGCgctgatggcagagagagagcagacggccaagctgcagcagcagcaccagcagcagactCAAGAGCTGGAGATCCTTCAGGACCAGACCAGGCAACTGcag GTCGAGGCTAGCCAGCGGGAAAGGCAGATGGCAGAGCTGCAACAGCAGTATCAAGCTCAGTCTGAAGCATTTGAGATCCTCCAGGGCCAGAGCAGACAGCTGCAG GCAGTGGCCGAGCTGCATGAAAGTCAGATGgccaagcagcagcagctgcagcaggctCAGACTGAAGAGATAGAGATCCTCCAGGAGCAGACCAGGCAGCTGCAGAGCCTCCTCAGTCAGCAGGAGAGCCACAACAAGCTG gatgtggcTAAGCTGCAAGATCAGTTGGTGCTGGACAAAGAGAAACTCTGTGGCAAGGAGAAAGAG ATGCAGACGCTACAGCAGCAGCTTAAGGAGGCGGCGTGTGAGGTGGACAGGCTGAGGAGGGAGGCCCAGGCCACGGCACACACCCTGGCCAAGCAGCAGGCTGATGGGGAACAACACCTCCagcacag gcagcagtggcagcagagtGTGGAGGTGCTGGAGGGGGAGCTGAGGGGGGTGAGGGAGCAGGAGGCCTCTCTCAGGGAAGCAGCCCTGCACCACCACAAACACATCCAGCAACTACtggaccagcacacacaccaacagaag GAGGCCCATGAGAGAGAGGcccagctgaaagcagagctgCAGTCCAAGTCTCAGGATCTGAGCGCTGCAGGAGAGCAG GTGGAGAGCCTCCAGAGGGAGGTGAGGAGTGTGGAAGCAGAGCTGCGGCAGGAGAGGGCTGAGAGCCAGGGGCTGAGGGCGCACGCCCAGGACACGGCCCAACACCTGGCCACACTCACCAGCCAGGCAGAGGAGGACACCAGGCACAG GAAGTTGTGGCTTTGCCGTGAAGACGCGCTTCTTCAGCAGGTGGGTAGTCTTCAGGAGGAGCTGGCGTCACTGCAGCGCTCGGAGCATCAGCTTCAGCAGCGAGCGCTCAGCCTGGAGGCCCAACTGGCAGCACAGCAAGAGGCACACCAGGACCTCGTCCAGGAA CTGCATGCCAGCTCCCTGCAAGCCAACAGCAGACTGCTGGATAGTCAAAATGAGGTCCAAGCTCGCAAAGATGAGCAGAAACAAACATTGATGGATGTGGACAAACagctgag CAACTACGAGGAGAAATTATCCCGACTTCACCATAAGCTTAGCTCTGCCAAACAGTCCCATCTGAAGGAGGTTCGACAGCAAGATGAAAAGGTCCGAGAGCTTCAGAGGCAGTGTGAATACCTCACCAGCAAAGTGGAGAAG GTGACAGACCTGGTCCACAGCATGGAGAAGGTCAACAATGAGCTTCTGAGTGACAAGCGGCAGTGTCAGGCCGAACTGTTTAAGGAGCAGGAAGCCCGCCGTGAGACGGACACCAAGCTTCAGACATGCACCTGCAG AATTAAATGCCTGGAGGAGATtattaacaaatgggaaaatggAACTCAAGATAAAATCCTCTTGAACCTCATTAAG GAAACCAGAGTTCCATCTCCATACCATATTTCTAACACATCACCGCCAGCTGGCATCCAAAG TGCTTTGGCCATCCTTGGCCTGTGTGACCAGAGCGTGCAGAAGGCCCACTCCGCTAAGCACCATGGCAGCGTGAGCTCACCTCTGGTCCTGACCCGCACTGGCGCCTCCGAGATGGGCTACCTGAACCTGACTCCCCCCGTCAACCCGCTCGACAGCCAGACGCCAGCCAACGATGGGTCTACAGCAGGAAGCAACAGCACGGTACAGACGGAGGTCAAGAAGTCTTGCCTCACAGAACGCTTCCTGTAA